Proteins from a genomic interval of Pseudoruegeria sp. SHC-113:
- a CDS encoding FAD-dependent oxidoreductase, with the protein MKTHVKALVVGGGAIGASVAYHLAKAGWEDVVLLERDELTSGSTWHAAGLLPLFNMSYATTHIHQYSVEFYKTLEAETGLNAGFSIVGNLRMAQSKARMDEYMVYATTAETCGVPYQWLSPAQIKERWPLVRTEDLEGAIYHPTDGYINPADVTMAMAKGARQRGVEVIRKRQVDGYEWTGSEWIVRGRIMVEKGGNLVPSEETFEIRAEHVVTCTGNHAQRTAQLLGIKIPAIPVEHQFIVTEPDPALVEYRKSHGEHPVLRDADAKWYVREERGGWILGPYERNAPARFEYGVPDSFRADLFPLDLERIEEEYMSMIHRIPSSETVGLKDDFNGPICYTPDGNPLVGPAPGLRNMWLAEGFSFGITAAGGTGYYLAQMMVEGEAEIDMASLDPKRYGGWMTTEYAARKNEECYEHVYILHHPDEEREACRPLRTAPAYDAQAALGAQFGCVNGWERPNYYAVEPKSSVAQSGTDGARPAPQGGRSAPPHGAGAILGQSEVQPVQGFSDHDSRSFRRGGWWDFARQEAEAIRHGVGLIDATAFTKHTVTGAGATAFLDWFTCNRLPKVGRINLTYALTQAGTTRTEYTIVRTGESSYYLVSAGAWTAYDADYLRKAAEDFMAQNGAPVVIQDVTSQHGVFAIAGPKSRDVLKELIKDADPDTALSNKRFPWLSARQIELGMCPVNAIRVAYTGELGWELHHPIEMQRYLWNALLAAGEKHGMRLVGARAQNWLRQEKSYRAFGTELGRDATPAEAGLDRFIDLEKDFFGKEAMLAKGIRSKCVTLLVDGPADADPWGREALYHGDTRVGRLTSGGYSVHFGKSIGMGYVKPELAEVGTKLKVKMFDQLWDAEVVEDSPYDPKNATIRVDG; encoded by the coding sequence CGGGCCTGAACGCGGGCTTCTCCATCGTCGGCAACCTGCGCATGGCGCAGAGCAAGGCGCGGATGGATGAATATATGGTCTACGCCACCACGGCCGAGACCTGCGGCGTGCCTTACCAGTGGCTGTCGCCCGCGCAGATCAAGGAGCGCTGGCCGCTGGTGCGCACCGAGGATCTGGAAGGCGCGATCTATCACCCCACCGACGGCTACATCAACCCGGCCGATGTGACGATGGCCATGGCCAAGGGCGCGCGCCAGCGTGGCGTTGAGGTGATCCGCAAGCGGCAGGTGGATGGCTACGAGTGGACGGGCTCTGAGTGGATCGTGCGCGGCCGGATCATGGTGGAGAAGGGCGGCAATCTTGTGCCGTCCGAGGAGACCTTCGAGATCCGCGCCGAACATGTGGTGACCTGCACCGGCAACCACGCGCAGCGCACCGCGCAGCTTCTGGGCATCAAGATCCCGGCCATTCCCGTTGAGCATCAGTTTATCGTCACCGAGCCCGATCCGGCGCTGGTGGAGTATCGCAAAAGCCACGGCGAGCACCCGGTTCTGCGCGATGCGGATGCCAAGTGGTATGTGCGCGAGGAGCGCGGCGGCTGGATCCTTGGGCCCTACGAGCGCAATGCGCCCGCGCGCTTTGAATATGGCGTGCCGGACAGCTTCCGCGCCGATCTCTTCCCGCTCGATCTGGAGCGGATCGAGGAGGAATACATGTCCATGATCCACCGGATTCCGTCGTCGGAAACGGTTGGTTTGAAAGACGATTTCAACGGTCCGATCTGCTACACGCCCGATGGCAACCCGCTTGTCGGCCCCGCACCGGGCCTGCGCAACATGTGGCTGGCGGAAGGGTTTTCCTTCGGGATCACGGCCGCGGGCGGCACCGGCTATTACCTTGCGCAGATGATGGTGGAAGGGGAGGCCGAAATCGACATGGCCTCGCTAGATCCCAAACGCTACGGCGGCTGGATGACGACCGAATACGCCGCGCGCAAGAACGAGGAATGCTACGAGCACGTCTACATCCTGCACCATCCGGATGAAGAGCGCGAAGCCTGCCGCCCGCTGCGCACCGCGCCCGCCTATGATGCGCAGGCCGCGCTGGGGGCGCAGTTTGGCTGCGTGAACGGCTGGGAGCGACCGAATTACTATGCGGTCGAACCCAAATCATCCGTGGCGCAAAGCGGCACGGATGGCGCCCGCCCCGCCCCCCAGGGCGGGCGCTCTGCGCCCCCCCACGGGGCAGGCGCCATCCTCGGTCAGTCCGAGGTGCAGCCGGTCCAAGGTTTCTCCGATCACGACAGCCGCTCCTTCCGGCGCGGCGGCTGGTGGGACTTCGCCCGTCAGGAGGCCGAGGCGATCCGCCATGGCGTCGGCCTAATCGACGCCACGGCCTTCACCAAACACACCGTCACCGGCGCGGGCGCGACGGCGTTTCTGGATTGGTTCACCTGCAACCGCCTGCCCAAGGTGGGCCGCATCAACCTGACCTATGCGCTTACCCAAGCCGGCACCACGCGCACCGAATACACCATCGTGCGCACGGGCGAGAGCAGCTACTACCTCGTCTCTGCCGGGGCATGGACGGCCTATGACGCCGACTACCTGCGCAAGGCCGCCGAGGATTTCATGGCCCAAAACGGCGCGCCGGTGGTGATCCAGGATGTCACCAGCCAGCACGGCGTTTTCGCCATCGCCGGGCCGAAATCCCGCGACGTGCTGAAAGAGCTGATCAAGGACGCCGACCCGGACACCGCGCTCTCCAACAAGCGCTTCCCGTGGCTCTCGGCACGCCAGATCGAACTGGGCATGTGCCCGGTGAACGCGATCCGCGTTGCCTATACCGGGGAATTGGGCTGGGAGCTTCACCACCCGATTGAAATGCAGCGTTACCTCTGGAACGCGCTTCTCGCGGCGGGCGAAAAGCACGGCATGCGCCTTGTGGGCGCACGGGCGCAGAACTGGCTGCGGCAGGAGAAAAGCTACCGCGCCTTCGGCACCGAACTGGGCCGCGACGCGACGCCTGCCGAGGCCGGACTCGACCGTTTCATTGACCTTGAGAAGGATTTCTTCGGCAAGGAGGCGATGCTGGCCAAGGGCATCCGCTCCAAATGCGTCACGCTTCTGGTGGATGGCCCGGCGGACGCCGACCCGTGGGGCCGCGAGGCGCTCTACCACGGCGATACGCGCGTCGGGCGGCTCACTTCCGGCGGTTACTCGGTACATTTCGGCAAATCCATCGGCATGGGCTACGTGAAACCCGAACTGGCCGAGGTGGGTACGAAGCTGAAGGTGAAGATGTTCGATCAGCTCTGGGACGCCGAGGTGGTGGAAGACAGCCCCTATGATCCGAAGAACGCCACCATCCGCGTGGATGGCTGA